TCACCTCTAACCAGCTTGTGTCACTATGCACGCGACACGCTGGCGACAGGGCAGGCGGAACGGACAACAACCTGTTCAATGGTGCTGCCAAGTTCTGCGTCTTCTGCTGGAACTTCAGCAGTATGGTGTGCCATGATGATAAGGTCGGCTTGTTTTTCCCGTGCGAATTTAAGAATTTCAACGTACGGGGTGCCTTCCCAAATTTCTACATCATAGTTGTCATAGTCTTTCAGTTTGGAAACATAGCGTTCGTCAATTTTCTTCTGTGCAGATTCGAGCTGACGTTCAATGTCACTTTGAGACGGGAACAGACCCATTTTAGAGCTGGTCATATCGAATGCGTGGAAGATGTTGAGCTTTGCGCCTATTTCCTCAGCGGTTGTGCGTGCAAACTCAAATGCATTATCTGCTGCAGGAGAAAAGTCCGTACAGTATACGATATTGGAGAAGAGTTTCCAGCAAGTTGTGCATGGTCTGTTTACGATGAGCACAGGGCACTTGGCGAGACGCGCTACTTTTTCCATAGTACGGCCTACAATAGAGCGGGAACGGGCAGATTCTGGATCATCGTCACGGGTGTTTGCGCCCATAACAATAAGATCAACCCCTTCCTTGCGTGCAAAGCGAAGGATTTCTGTAGCAGGAACGCCAACGGCAAGTTCCAGTGCTGTTTTTTCGTAATCAGCCAATTGAGCCGCATATGTTGTAGTTAATTCTTCCATTACCCAGTCACGGTAATCGGCATCAACTGTTTCCTCTTCGCCGGAGCGAAGGTCGGTTACAGTAGTGCTGAAACCTCGGGATGGAACGCCGAGAACATGCAGGGTATACAGTTTAGCATCGTTTTTTTGTGCAAGATCAAAAGAAACCTTGGCTGCGTTATCGCAAGCGGGAGAAGCTGATGTAGCGAACAGAATTTTCTTAAACATATGCTACCTCCTGAGGCTGCATGTAGGGGAACCACCCTGGAAACTAAGCTCCCAGGCAATTCCTTCGATTACTTCAAAGAGAGAGAACGTAGTGTTACAGTAAAGCTCACTTGTTCTGTCCCCGAATAGTACATGTCGCATTTGGCCAAGTGAAAATGGCATGTCCAACAGACTTTCGAGACGGAAAAACCGCAACTCATGCCTGCCAGTATTGTTTATGCCGCGAACCAGAGTATGGATGTTCATTTCCGGCGTACCGGGAGCACCTGTCATCTCCAGTTGTCTATAGAGCTCCAAATGCGTGAATTCCTCTGTCGTGCATCCTGAATCTTTGCAGGCAGCCGCATCGCTGCAGGCTCCCTGCAAAAAAAGATTCAGGCGAAGTACATCTGGATACGCAGAAAACAAGGAGAAGAACGAGCGCAGTGTCACTCCATCCTCAAGCACAACCTTATTACTAAGGCAGCTGATAACATCCGTAATGGCTGCATTGTTCAGCCGGAGTGTTCCATCATGTGCCAAGGTGAGTTCTTCCATGCTGCTTCTCCTGTTTACATGCTATTTTAGAGGCTGATGGCAGGCTTTACACTGCACAGGGCCTTTGTTCTGTTGTTCGTGACAAGTGATGCACTGTAAGTGGAAGGCTCTGCGTAATGGTGTGATTCCTTTTTGCTTTTTCACGGTGTGGCAGTCTGCACAAGGAAGTTCTTCATCATATTCAAGAACTTTCTTGCCGTCTTCACTACCGTGGTGACATGCAGAGCAGTCATCATCCAAGCCAGCTTTCTCGTTATGTGCATCGTGGTCAAATGCTGCAGGTGCATATTTGAACGGCGCAAGCTGCGGTACGTCCATTTCACCTTCCGGCATGCCTTCAGCAAATGCGGATGCTACCGGAACGGTCAGCATGAGGGCAAAGACCATCAGTATCGAAGTGAATACTTTGTTCATGGTGCTCTCCATTTATTCCGGTTTTTCCATTAACTCATAAATGAGGTCGCCGAGGAACTTCAGTTGAATTCCTAGGTCGTAATGGTGGATAACATCTTCAAGGCCGCCGTGGCAGTTATGACACGGTGCGATGCAGATTTTAGCGCCGGTTGCTTTAAGCTGGTTAGCTTTAGCAAGGTTGCCTTCTACACGAACCTTTTTGAATGGAGGGCCACAGTTAATAACACCACCGCCTGCTGAACAACAGTAGTTGTGCTCACGGTTTGGATACATTTCTACGATGTTGTCACACAGCTGGTGAGCAACATAACGCAGTTTATCCATAAGGCCGTAGCCGCGGATGATGTTACAAGGGTCATGGATGGTAACTGGTTCCTGAATTTTGTGGGTAAGCTTGATGCGACCCTGCTCAAAAAGTTCTGCAAAGAACTCAATTGAGTGTACTACAGGCACCGGATAGTCTTTCCAACCAAGCCAGCGGTTACCGTTATCGTAAATAGAACGGAATGCGTGACCACATTCGCCCATAACAATACGGCTTACTTTAAGCTTCTGCGCCAGTTCAAAGTGCTGACGTTTCAAGCGACCCATCATTTCAAAGTCGCCTGAGTACATGCACATGTCACTGTTATCCCAGCCCGGCATGGACGGCATTGTCCAGTCACAGCCAGCCTCGTTCATGATAGCAGCAGCCTGATAGATGAGTTGGGTACGGAATTTTGGTTCCGGTGCGATAACGGAGTAGTAGAAGTCAGCGCCTTCTTTATCCATTGGAATACGAATATTCGGGAATTCTTCCCGTGCTTCATCTTCCTGCCAGAAAAGGCTGTCTACCCACTCGTCATCTTTTACCCACATCTGGTTCATGGTCGCAGAGTGAGAGTTTGCGGTATCCTGAAGGTACTGTGGTGTTACGCCAAGCTGGTGGCAGAACCGACGGATGGTGGTCATAATGTAGGCCACGTCAATACCGATCGGACAATAGTGCACACAGCGGCGGCACAAGTTACATTCAGTGTATGCAATCTGTGCCATGCCGTAGATATCTTCAGGAGTTACTTTGCCGTCTGCGGCAAGTAACTTTGTCATGGTTGCAGAAACCTTACCTACAGGAGAGTAGGAAGGATCGTTGTCATGAGATACGAAGAAGTGGCAAGCCTCTGCACACATGCCGCAACGCATGCAGCTTTCGGAGAAGGCTTTTAACTTGGCACCGGTTTCATTATCAATGAGAGCTTTGAATGTCTGCTGGATCTTCTCAGTAGTAAGATTACTTACACCGAAGGAAAGACCTGCATCCTCAATTTTTCTGTCTTGAATACTCATTTATTTCCTCCCGCCCGTTACCAGTCTTTACAATGGCGGACACCGCCGAATTCAGATCCGATGTAGGCTCTGGTGAACAGGGCGAACAGGATGTGAGCAAGACGGGTAAACGGAATGGCAACGATAAGAGCTTCTGCTGTGAGTACGTGCAGCAGTGGCATAATTTCTCCGCCTACGCTCCATGAACCGAGTATTGCTGTAACAAAAGGAGCCGCAACAAGACCAAGGCTAATCCAGTCGTTAGTGCGGGTAACAAAGCGGACAGTCGCGTTAGTAAGGCGGCGGTACACAAAGTAACAGCAACAGGCGATAACAATAAGTGTAAGCACATCAGCAGCTTTAGTTGGTAGAGTCGGGTAGGTGATACCGAACGCATTTTCCAAAAGAATCTGATGAGGAGTTACAAAAATAACCAAAACAACAAAGCAAATATGAAACACAAAAGTAACTGCAGTAAGAACTGGATTTGCTTTCCAACCAAGTGATTTGTAAGGAATAAGCCAGTTGAAAATTGAGCGGAAACTAAATTTCCAGCTCATGTAAGCTACAGATGACGCATCTTTTTGTTTAGCAAGGGAGTACATGGACCACAGGCGCCACACTGCGGTTACAGCCAAAATGATGAAGGCTGCCCATGCTAACGGTCCTACAGCGAAATTGTAGAGACTGTTCATAGCGAAATCTCCGGTCGGTTATTTAGGCACATTAGCGACAATACGCAGAGCTTTTCCATCGTGCAGACCACGAACGAGAACTTTGCTGCCATCTGCATTAAAGATAGGGTCAAAGCACATATCAAACTCGCCGCCAACAGCTTTGCCGTTAACGAGTACAGTGTATCGTCCGTCTTTACGTACTTTAGCAGCAACCGCATCGCTGTTCGGACAGAACACAGGTTTCCACGCCATATCGTATGATCCATCCCAAACGGAACCGTTTACACAAACACGCCAATTTTTATTCAAGGTGTTTGCCAAAGCAGCAGCTTTTTTTCCGTCAGGAGAAACAGCAAGATCTGTCACAACAGGAGAACGCATAGCCCAAGGCTTGTCGTTTACTGCAACAGAAAATTTGCCGAACTCAGGAGCAACAATCGCGTAGAGGTTTTCGCCGTCTGCGCTGTACTGTTGATGCCAACAGTTAGCGTAAGTGGCTTGCCATATGAGTTGTCCGTCCTTAGCCATACCCCATTTTCCACCCTGACGAACAGGTGCAACAACGTGCTTGCCGTTAGGTGTAAAACATGGGTTCCACACACCCTGATAGGTATTATCCCAAAGGGTATTGTCTACAATAATACTGTAATCGTAGAGGTTGAGTCGCACCTGAGCAGCAACGCGGTATGCGTTGTTATCGAATACAGGTGTCCATAAATTCATGAGATTGTTATCCCATGCAACGCCGTCCACTGCGATGGAGAAAATACCACTGCGGAATGTTGCAAGGTCAGCCTGAGCCATAGACTTAACCTGAACGACTGCCGCTGATTTTGTACCATCAGAGCTCAACGTAAAGTTGTTA
The Halodesulfovibrio sp. MK-HDV genome window above contains:
- the tmcA gene encoding acidic tetraheme cytochrome c3 TmcA, which produces MNKVFTSILMVFALMLTVPVASAFAEGMPEGEMDVPQLAPFKYAPAAFDHDAHNEKAGLDDDCSACHHGSEDGKKVLEYDEELPCADCHTVKKQKGITPLRRAFHLQCITCHEQQNKGPVQCKACHQPLK
- the tmcB gene encoding electron transfer complex ferredoxin TmcB; this translates as MSIQDRKIEDAGLSFGVSNLTTEKIQQTFKALIDNETGAKLKAFSESCMRCGMCAEACHFFVSHDNDPSYSPVGKVSATMTKLLAADGKVTPEDIYGMAQIAYTECNLCRRCVHYCPIGIDVAYIMTTIRRFCHQLGVTPQYLQDTANSHSATMNQMWVKDDEWVDSLFWQEDEAREEFPNIRIPMDKEGADFYYSVIAPEPKFRTQLIYQAAAIMNEAGCDWTMPSMPGWDNSDMCMYSGDFEMMGRLKRQHFELAQKLKVSRIVMGECGHAFRSIYDNGNRWLGWKDYPVPVVHSIEFFAELFEQGRIKLTHKIQEPVTIHDPCNIIRGYGLMDKLRYVAHQLCDNIVEMYPNREHNYCCSAGGGVINCGPPFKKVRVEGNLAKANQLKATGAKICIAPCHNCHGGLEDVIHHYDLGIQLKFLGDLIYELMEKPE
- a CDS encoding universal stress protein; the encoded protein is MFKKILFATSASPACDNAAKVSFDLAQKNDAKLYTLHVLGVPSRGFSTTVTDLRSGEEETVDADYRDWVMEELTTTYAAQLADYEKTALELAVGVPATEILRFARKEGVDLIVMGANTRDDDPESARSRSIVGRTMEKVARLAKCPVLIVNRPCTTCWKLFSNIVYCTDFSPAADNAFEFARTTAEEIGAKLNIFHAFDMTSSKMGLFPSQSDIERQLESAQKKIDERYVSKLKDYDNYDVEIWEGTPYVEILKFAREKQADLIIMAHHTAEVPAEDAELGSTIEQVVVRSACPVASVSRA
- the tmcD gene encoding electron transfer complex subunit TmcD → MYKTEMWNWEVGQRTIADMTPDSNHKWQEEIFISPDGEKASAVVCVDDAEFSIRTNDSVSENTFEKLWELKHSANGELCCYAMQDEEWTMMVGGKAWDETYGFVWSPLFSADGNKVATAVQQDMRYGMSVDGAIWENLFENANNFTLSSDGTKSAAVVQVKSMAQADLATFRSGIFSIAVDGVAWDNNLMNLWTPVFDNNAYRVAAQVRLNLYDYSIIVDNTLWDNTYQGVWNPCFTPNGKHVVAPVRQGGKWGMAKDGQLIWQATYANCWHQQYSADGENLYAIVAPEFGKFSVAVNDKPWAMRSPVVTDLAVSPDGKKAAALANTLNKNWRVCVNGSVWDGSYDMAWKPVFCPNSDAVAAKVRKDGRYTVLVNGKAVGGEFDMCFDPIFNADGSKVLVRGLHDGKALRIVANVPK
- the tmcC gene encoding TmcC family electron transfer complex membrane anchor subunit, with amino-acid sequence MNSLYNFAVGPLAWAAFIILAVTAVWRLWSMYSLAKQKDASSVAYMSWKFSFRSIFNWLIPYKSLGWKANPVLTAVTFVFHICFVVLVIFVTPHQILLENAFGITYPTLPTKAADVLTLIVIACCCYFVYRRLTNATVRFVTRTNDWISLGLVAAPFVTAILGSWSVGGEIMPLLHVLTAEALIVAIPFTRLAHILFALFTRAYIGSEFGGVRHCKDW